A stretch of the Agromyces larvae genome encodes the following:
- a CDS encoding NADP-dependent oxidoreductase has translation MTDTMRALVLDRTGGPDELRLADAPRPQRVLDEVLVRVIAAGVNPIDAKTRAGRGVSGALAAWPAVLGFDFAGIVEQAPYAAHPLRPGDRVYGMGRVPRVPGSYAEYLAVTSLSVAPMPESLGFVEAAAIPLAALTAWGAVFDTAKVRAGTRVLVHAGAGGVGHFAVQFAAHAGAEVTATGSARNTEFLRSLGASRVIDYTSERFEQVAGEQDAVIDLIGNVADDTGTRSLEVLHPDGVLVNVPTGSWPTMAEEAAARGLRATGYVVAPDARVLAEITRLIDDGAVRVHVDREFPLAEGAEAHRRLEAGHVRGKLVLRVAPDPS, from the coding sequence ATGACCGACACGATGCGAGCCCTCGTCCTCGACCGCACCGGCGGACCCGATGAACTGCGCCTCGCCGATGCGCCGCGCCCGCAGCGCGTGCTCGACGAGGTGCTGGTGCGGGTGATCGCCGCCGGCGTCAATCCGATCGATGCGAAGACGCGCGCGGGCCGCGGCGTGTCCGGGGCGCTCGCCGCCTGGCCCGCCGTGCTCGGCTTCGACTTCGCGGGCATCGTCGAACAGGCGCCCTACGCCGCGCACCCGCTGCGACCCGGCGACCGGGTGTACGGCATGGGCCGGGTGCCGCGGGTGCCGGGCAGCTACGCCGAGTACCTCGCCGTCACCTCGCTCAGCGTCGCGCCCATGCCCGAATCGCTCGGCTTCGTCGAGGCCGCGGCGATCCCGCTCGCCGCGCTCACCGCCTGGGGCGCCGTGTTCGACACCGCGAAGGTGCGCGCCGGCACGCGCGTGCTGGTGCACGCCGGGGCCGGCGGCGTCGGGCACTTCGCCGTGCAGTTCGCCGCGCACGCGGGCGCCGAGGTCACCGCGACCGGCTCGGCGCGCAACACGGAATTCCTGCGCTCGCTCGGCGCGAGTCGGGTCATCGACTACACGAGCGAGCGGTTCGAGCAGGTCGCCGGCGAGCAGGATGCGGTGATCGACCTGATCGGCAACGTCGCCGACGACACCGGCACCCGCTCGCTCGAGGTGCTGCATCCCGACGGCGTGCTGGTGAACGTGCCGACCGGGTCCTGGCCGACGATGGCCGAGGAGGCCGCCGCTCGCGGGCTGCGCGCCACCGGGTACGTCGTCGCGCCCGACGCGCGCGTGCTCGCCGAGATCACCCGCCTCATCGACGACGGCGCCGTGCGCGTGCACGTCGACCGCGAGTTCCCGCTGGCCGAGGGGGCCGAGGCGCACCGGCGGCTCGAGGCGGGGCACGTGCGCGGCAAGCTGGTGCTTCGGGTGGCGCCCGACCCCAGCTAG
- a CDS encoding alpha/beta fold hydrolase produces MTVLLLHGLGSDRRQPLDLLAPVLAASPGRSERVLALDVRAHGAHPEIGAPADFGLDRLADDVARRALPELEGDDSPLTVIGISMGAAIGLRLALDGLLRIRRAVYLRPSFDDRSLPDHLRPFPVIGGMLAEAGPDGAELFRSTELYERVAHASPAGGRALLAQFTAPDAAPRAIRLVEIPRNRAFADDAELAASARAGIRTLVVGAERDPVHPLPIAQRWAAGLDAPLATVPARDAGLPAQTRAIHAVVGRFLAAE; encoded by the coding sequence GTGACGGTGCTGCTCCTGCACGGCCTCGGTTCCGACCGACGCCAGCCGCTCGACCTGCTCGCGCCCGTGCTCGCCGCCTCCCCCGGGCGCAGCGAACGCGTGCTCGCGCTCGACGTGCGCGCGCACGGCGCGCACCCCGAGATCGGCGCCCCCGCCGATTTCGGGCTCGACCGGCTCGCCGACGACGTGGCCCGGCGCGCCCTGCCCGAACTCGAGGGCGACGACAGCCCGCTCACCGTCATCGGCATCTCGATGGGGGCGGCGATCGGTCTGCGGCTCGCGCTCGACGGGCTCCTGCGCATCCGCCGAGCGGTGTACCTGCGCCCGTCGTTCGACGACCGGTCGCTGCCCGACCATCTGCGCCCGTTCCCCGTCATCGGCGGGATGCTCGCCGAGGCCGGGCCCGACGGCGCCGAACTGTTCCGCTCGACCGAGCTGTACGAGCGGGTCGCGCACGCCTCGCCGGCCGGGGGTCGGGCGCTGCTCGCCCAGTTCACGGCGCCCGACGCGGCGCCCCGCGCCATCCGACTCGTCGAGATCCCCCGCAACCGCGCCTTCGCCGACGACGCCGAACTGGCCGCATCCGCCCGAGCCGGCATCCGCACGCTGGTCGTCGGCGCCGAACGCGATCCGGTGCATCCGTTGCCGATCGCCCAGCGCTGGGCCGCCGGGCTCGACGCCCCGCTCGCCACCGTGCCGGCCCGCGACGCCGGCCTGCCCGCGCAGACCCGCGCCATCCACGCCGTCGTCGGCCGCTTCCTCGCCGCCGAGTGA
- a CDS encoding YqaJ viral recombinase family protein, giving the protein MTDQPFALFDLDERAPAVAAAIRGPHPHERRIVADSGDRVAWLRARSRGVTATDAAKLAGRNSVRTAAWEKLHGTGGRGFGGSRFTDHGREREPVIAGWVREQYGIDPSTLLFHADGEQRHLATPDGLRVTERGAVELCEIKTTSKPWRGIPRGYLRQVWWQQYVLGAERTLVVWEQHDAFVPVGEPQCRWVDRDEDQIAILIGLANELLATIAPDAASVTAPAGRDRSYYRPGPLA; this is encoded by the coding sequence GTGACCGACCAGCCGTTCGCCCTCTTCGACCTCGACGAGCGTGCACCGGCGGTCGCGGCCGCGATCCGCGGGCCGCACCCGCACGAGCGGCGCATCGTGGCCGACTCGGGCGACCGGGTCGCCTGGCTGCGCGCACGGTCGCGCGGGGTCACCGCGACGGATGCCGCGAAGCTCGCCGGCCGCAACTCGGTGCGCACCGCCGCATGGGAGAAACTGCACGGCACCGGCGGGCGCGGGTTCGGCGGCAGCCGATTCACCGACCACGGCCGCGAACGCGAACCCGTCATCGCCGGGTGGGTGCGCGAGCAGTACGGCATCGATCCGTCGACGCTGCTGTTCCACGCCGACGGCGAGCAGCGCCACCTCGCGACGCCCGACGGGCTGCGCGTCACCGAGCGCGGCGCCGTCGAGCTGTGCGAGATCAAGACCACCTCCAAGCCGTGGCGGGGCATCCCGCGCGGCTATCTGCGTCAGGTGTGGTGGCAGCAGTACGTGCTCGGCGCCGAGCGCACCCTGGTCGTGTGGGAACAGCACGACGCCTTCGTCCCCGTCGGCGAACCGCAGTGCCGCTGGGTCGACCGCGACGAGGACCAGATCGCGATCCTCATCGGCCTGGCGAACGAGCTGCTCGCGACCATCGCCCCCGACGCGGCATCCGTCACGGCGCCCGCCGGGCGCGACCGCTCCTACTACCGGCCCGGGCCGCTCGCGTGA
- a CDS encoding ROK family transcriptional regulator, producing MVDISRGSALGSSGASELFQLLRDGVPRTRASLAQATGLARSTIAARVDELMNLGLISPVADAASTGGRPPSQFALNPASRLVLAADLGASHAIIAVTDLTGTVLAQHGEPMDIADGPERVLGWMVEQGLALVDGLGRDRHDLVAVGIGVPGPVEHSTGRPVNPPIMPGWDRFDVPGWVQQHLEVPVLVDNDVNIMALGERALAWPAVEHLVFVKVATGIGSGIISGGLLQRGAQGIAGDIGHIQVARGADVPCHCGNRGCLEALASGPAIARALRERGVEASGGNDVVDLVKRGDLEAIQAVRQAGRDIGEVLTACVSLVNPSVIAIGGSMARAGEHLIAGVREAVYSRSMPLATEHLAIVQSAAAGNAAVLGASMLAIHHALSPEGIDALAAR from the coding sequence ATGGTCGACATCAGCCGCGGATCGGCGCTCGGCAGCTCGGGAGCGAGCGAGCTCTTCCAACTGCTGCGCGACGGCGTGCCCCGCACCCGGGCGTCGCTCGCCCAGGCGACCGGGCTCGCGCGATCGACCATCGCGGCCCGCGTGGACGAGCTGATGAACCTCGGCCTCATCTCGCCCGTGGCCGACGCCGCCTCCACCGGCGGCCGGCCGCCGTCGCAGTTCGCCCTCAACCCCGCGTCGCGGCTGGTGCTGGCCGCCGACCTCGGCGCCTCGCACGCGATCATCGCGGTCACCGACCTCACCGGCACCGTGCTCGCCCAGCACGGCGAGCCGATGGACATCGCCGACGGCCCCGAACGCGTGCTCGGCTGGATGGTCGAGCAGGGCCTCGCCCTCGTCGACGGCCTCGGCCGCGACCGGCACGACCTCGTCGCGGTCGGCATCGGCGTGCCCGGCCCCGTCGAGCACTCCACGGGCCGCCCCGTGAACCCGCCGATCATGCCCGGATGGGACCGCTTCGACGTGCCCGGCTGGGTGCAGCAGCACCTCGAGGTGCCCGTGCTCGTCGACAACGACGTGAACATCATGGCGCTCGGCGAACGCGCACTCGCCTGGCCCGCGGTCGAGCATCTGGTGTTCGTCAAGGTCGCCACCGGCATCGGCTCGGGCATCATCTCGGGCGGCCTGCTGCAGCGCGGCGCGCAGGGCATCGCGGGCGACATCGGGCACATCCAGGTCGCGCGCGGTGCGGACGTGCCCTGCCACTGCGGCAATCGCGGATGCCTCGAAGCCCTCGCGTCGGGCCCCGCCATCGCCCGGGCGCTGCGCGAACGCGGCGTCGAGGCATCCGGCGGCAACGACGTCGTCGACCTGGTCAAGCGCGGCGACCTCGAGGCCATCCAAGCGGTGCGCCAGGCGGGCCGCGACATCGGCGAGGTGCTGACCGCGTGCGTCAGCCTCGTGAACCCGTCGGTCATCGCGATCGGCGGCTCGATGGCCCGCGCGGGCGAACACCTCATCGCCGGCGTGCGCGAGGCCGTGTACTCGCGGTCGATGCCGCTCGCGACCGAGCACCTCGCGATCGTGCAGTCGGCCGCGGCCGGCAACGCGGCGGTGCTCGGCGCGAGCATGCTCGCGATCCACCACGCGCTCAGCCCCGAGGGCATCGACGCGCTCGCGGCACGCTGA
- a CDS encoding Gfo/Idh/MocA family protein: MTTDVTARARTLRAGFVGGGFMAAVHSRAARAAGAALEGAASSSPAASATAAERLGLAQGYASLDDLIADVDVVHVCTPNATHVEIATRALEAGRHVICEKPLATDAAGAEALAALAADRGVVAAVPFVYRFHPMAREARARVAAGETGRLLGVQGAYLQDWLAAPDDDDWRVDSAQGGPSRAFADIGSHLVDLLEFVSGDRIVRLNAATRTAYRSRATNTDIATEDLVAVVVELASGAIGTLLVSQVAPGHKNGLVLELSGTEASVRFEQEHPETLWIGRTDVSSIVERDPARLSADAARLSIVPAGHPMGYQDAFNAFVADAYAAIAAASDVGGVGASDAGGVAPDGLPTFADGLRAVRVTEAVLASAASGDWAEVRA, from the coding sequence ATGACAACGGATGTCACCGCCCGAGCCCGCACCCTGCGTGCCGGATTCGTCGGAGGCGGCTTCATGGCCGCCGTGCACTCCCGGGCGGCCCGGGCGGCCGGCGCGGCCCTCGAGGGGGCGGCCTCGTCCAGCCCCGCGGCATCCGCCACGGCCGCCGAGCGACTCGGTCTGGCGCAGGGCTACGCCTCGCTCGACGACCTCATCGCCGACGTCGACGTCGTGCACGTCTGCACCCCCAACGCGACCCACGTCGAGATCGCCACCCGCGCGCTCGAGGCCGGCCGCCACGTGATCTGCGAGAAGCCCCTCGCCACCGACGCCGCGGGCGCCGAGGCGCTCGCCGCGCTCGCCGCCGACCGCGGCGTGGTCGCGGCGGTGCCGTTCGTCTACCGCTTCCACCCGATGGCCCGCGAGGCGCGGGCGCGGGTCGCCGCCGGCGAGACCGGTCGCCTGCTCGGCGTGCAGGGCGCCTACCTGCAGGACTGGCTGGCCGCGCCCGACGACGACGACTGGCGGGTCGACAGCGCCCAGGGCGGCCCCAGCCGCGCGTTCGCCGACATCGGCTCGCACCTGGTCGACCTGCTCGAGTTCGTCTCGGGCGACCGCATCGTGCGCCTGAACGCCGCCACCCGCACCGCCTACCGGTCGCGTGCGACGAACACCGACATCGCCACCGAGGACCTGGTCGCCGTCGTCGTCGAGCTCGCGAGCGGCGCGATCGGCACCCTGCTCGTGTCGCAGGTGGCGCCCGGCCACAAGAACGGGCTCGTGCTCGAACTGTCCGGCACCGAGGCGAGCGTGCGCTTCGAACAGGAGCACCCCGAGACGCTGTGGATCGGGCGCACCGACGTCTCGAGCATCGTCGAGCGCGACCCCGCCCGGCTGAGTGCCGACGCGGCCCGGCTGTCGATCGTGCCCGCGGGGCATCCGATGGGCTACCAGGACGCCTTCAACGCGTTCGTCGCCGACGCCTACGCGGCGATCGCGGCCGCGAGCGACGTCGGGGGCGTCGGGGCGAGCGACGCCGGGGGCGTCGCGCCCGACGGCCTGCCCACCTTCGCCGACGGGCTGCGGGCCGTGCGGGTGACCGAGGCGGTGCTCGCCTCGGCGGCGAGCGGCGACTGGGCGGAGGTGCGCGCATGA
- a CDS encoding sugar ABC transporter ATP-binding protein produces MTDATTAPPTGDATAETAPVLVASGLEKSFFGVPVLHGVGLELRAGEVHGLVGENGAGKSTFMKILAGVYERDAGTVELGGRPVDFHHPVEAAHAGLATVFQEFNLLPERTVAENVFLGREPRRRGVVDRRGMLRRTRELLAELGIDAIDADAPVRSLTVAEQQIVEIVKALSTGARVIQMDEPTAALADHEVELLAAIIRRLQERGVAILYVSHRLKEIFDLCDTITVLKDGALVSTSPAADLDTDELVRRMVGRSIETYYPDPEPGTELGEPRLELRGAGNAYVEGVDLEVRSGEIVGVAGLQGSGRTELVEGVFGITPFTRGSMRIDGRELRIGTARQAVKAGIALVAEDRKAQGLAVNQSIADNALLVIRSVFARRTREVRRELPGVLSSLEVVSRGLDQEVQFLSGGNQQKVVLAKWLAAGPRVVLFDEPTRGIDVGAKVAVYRLMRRLAKEGVAILMISSELPEVIGMSDRIVVMHDGRASSELPARSDEATILAAATGTLRLGGAGGTDATDAGGAR; encoded by the coding sequence ATGACGGATGCCACGACCGCACCGCCGACCGGCGATGCGACCGCCGAGACGGCCCCCGTGCTGGTCGCCAGCGGCCTCGAGAAATCGTTCTTCGGCGTGCCCGTGCTGCACGGGGTCGGCCTCGAACTGCGGGCCGGCGAAGTGCACGGCCTCGTCGGCGAGAACGGCGCCGGCAAGTCGACGTTCATGAAGATCCTCGCGGGCGTGTACGAACGCGACGCGGGCACGGTCGAGCTCGGCGGCCGGCCGGTCGACTTCCACCACCCCGTCGAGGCGGCGCACGCCGGCCTCGCGACGGTGTTCCAGGAGTTCAACCTGCTGCCCGAGCGCACCGTCGCCGAGAACGTGTTCCTCGGTCGCGAGCCGCGCCGGCGCGGCGTCGTCGACCGGCGCGGCATGCTGCGCCGGACGCGCGAGCTGCTCGCCGAGCTCGGCATCGATGCGATCGATGCGGATGCCCCGGTGCGCAGCCTCACCGTCGCCGAGCAGCAGATCGTCGAGATCGTGAAGGCGCTGTCGACCGGGGCCCGGGTGATCCAGATGGACGAGCCCACCGCGGCGCTCGCCGACCACGAGGTCGAGCTGCTCGCCGCGATCATCCGCAGGCTGCAGGAGCGCGGGGTCGCGATCCTCTACGTGTCGCACCGGCTGAAGGAGATCTTCGACCTCTGCGACACCATCACCGTGCTGAAGGACGGCGCGCTCGTCTCGACGAGCCCGGCCGCCGACCTCGACACCGACGAGCTCGTGCGGCGCATGGTGGGCCGCTCCATCGAGACGTACTACCCCGACCCCGAGCCGGGCACCGAGCTCGGCGAACCGCGGCTCGAACTCCGCGGCGCGGGCAACGCCTACGTCGAGGGCGTCGACCTCGAGGTCCGGTCGGGCGAGATCGTCGGCGTCGCCGGGCTCCAGGGGTCGGGCCGCACAGAGCTCGTCGAGGGCGTCTTCGGCATCACGCCGTTCACCCGCGGGTCCATGCGCATCGACGGCCGCGAGCTGCGCATCGGCACCGCGCGGCAGGCGGTGAAGGCGGGGATCGCGCTCGTCGCCGAGGACCGCAAGGCGCAGGGCCTGGCCGTCAACCAGTCGATCGCCGACAACGCGCTGCTCGTCATCCGCTCGGTGTTCGCCCGCCGCACCCGCGAGGTCCGCCGGGAGCTGCCCGGCGTGCTGAGCTCGCTCGAGGTGGTCTCGCGCGGACTCGACCAGGAGGTGCAGTTCCTCTCGGGCGGCAACCAGCAGAAGGTCGTGCTCGCGAAATGGCTCGCCGCCGGGCCCCGCGTCGTGCTGTTCGACGAACCCACCCGCGGCATCGACGTCGGCGCGAAGGTCGCCGTCTACCGCCTCATGCGCCGACTCGCGAAGGAGGGCGTCGCGATCCTCATGATCAGTTCCGAACTGCCCGAGGTGATCGGCATGAGCGACCGCATCGTCGTGATGCACGACGGTCGCGCGTCGTCGGAGCTGCCGGCCAGAAGCGACGAGGCCACCATCCTCGCCGCCGCGACCGGCACGCTCCGGCTGGGGGGCGCCGGGGGAACGGATGCCACGGATGCGGGGGGAGCGCGATGA